Genomic segment of Gemmatimonadaceae bacterium:
ACGGCAAGGCGGAAATCGTCGAGGCCGATCCGGATCGGCACGTCCGATCCGAGCGGCTGAGCCTGCCCCGTCCCGTCGTCATCCGGCTGCGCAAGTTCGTGCACGTTCCGCGCAAGTTCCGGCGCCAGGTGACCAACACCTTCCTGTTCGCGCGCGACCGGTACCGCTGCCAGTACTGCGGCAAGATGCAGATGGAGCTGAAGCCGCGGGAGTCGCTGACGCGCGACCACCTCGTTCCGATCTCGCGTGGCGGTTCGAACGACTGGACGAACGTCGTCACCGCTTGCAGCCCCTGCAACACGAGGAAGGCGAACCGCCTGCCGAGCGAGATCGGGATGCATCCGCTGCACGCTCCGGTCGAGCCGCACTTCGTGCACCTGAGCTGGGCCGTGCGGCGCCTCACGCCGACGCAGGCGCGGTACATCAAGCTGTTCTACGGCGAAGAGACGCTGCACTACCTCGAGGATCTGGAGCACCGGCACCCGCGGCATGAGCCGGTGAGGCTGCTGAGCTGATACTAGTGACTAGTGACTAGTCACTGCGGTGTAAAAGTCGCCGAGCGGGCTTCGTAGCGGCGCTTCTCTCCGCCGAGCAGCCGCACAACCAGCGTTCGAATGCCGCGCGTGAGCGCGGTGCCGGGATTGCGCTCGCCCCGCACGGCCGGACGAAACTCGCCGCGCAGCCAGTTCTCCAGCTCGTCGAGGTCGCTCAGCGAGAGCATCTCCAGCTCGATGGTCAGCGTGTAGTACGCGCGCTCCCCCCGGCGCGGCGGCGGCATCGGCGTGCGGGTCAGGCGCGCGACGATGGAATCGGCGCCGGCAACCGTGGTCGCCTGCCCGAGCCGGGTAGACGTGCCCCGAAACACGCGCACCACGTTGAACACGCTCGCCAGCTGATCATAGCGGACGATCACGTTCCACTCGCGGGTGGCGCGAAGATCGTCGGCGAATCCACCCGCGCGCCAACGCTCGATCTTGTAGTGGATGCGGGCGGGGAAGCCGCTGCGCAGGAGATCGCTCATCGGCTCGCGCAGGAGCCCGGTGGACCTGGTGAACGGCGATTCCGTCGCGCGCGCGTGGGGTGCGGGAAGCCGCACCTCGATCTGCGGCTCCTGGGCGGCGGCGATCACCGGCATGGCCGTGAGCATCAGCGCGAGCGCGATCCGCGGCAGACCGGACACGTTCGTCAGAACCGACGGCGGGCGCGCAGGAAGATGTTGACCGGCTCACCCGACTGGGACAGGGATTTCGCCGCGTAGATGCCGAACAGGCCCAGATCCACACCCACGCCGACGTCGGTGCGGAACGTTCCCGGCGGCGGTACGGCGGAAGCCGGATAGACGAGGTCTTCGAGGGACGCCGCCGGCGTGCCCGGCGGGCTGTCGCCGCGGCGAGGCTCCAGCAGCCAGCCGCGGCCGGCATCCGCGAAGACGACGAGCGACGGATTCAGGGTGAAGGCGCGGCTCCGGATCCGCACCGTGCGTCCGAGAATACTCCCGGGCTTCGAGCGCAAGCCGATCCGGTACTCGACCTGCGCGAGCAGCGCGCGCTCACATTGCGCGGGATCTCCAGCCGGCGCCGGATCCGTGCTGCACTGTCCAACGTCGGGGCCGAGCGACGGCTCGCGGAAGTCGATCCCCGGAACAACGCCGACGCCGCTCACCGACAGCCGCCGCTGCAACGGCAGCTCGTCCCCGTGGATCCATCCGCCGAGAACCAGGCGTCCGCTCAGCTGCTTGGAGGGCGACAGCCGGAAGTGCCGGCGCGCGTCAACGAACAATCTCCCATACTTTGTCTCGGCTTCCGGCGCGCTGCTGCGCGCGATGTCGGATGTCGCGCCGAAAGTCTCCGTGCGGCCGGACCCGAGCTCATATTCCGCGCGCACCAGCCAGCCGGTCGCCGGGCGTCGCGGGTCGTTCCTCGTGTCGTACGTCAGCCCCGCCGTCGCGATCCGGAACAGGCCTTCATCCATGGAGGGGCTCGGCCGCCAGGCTTTCCCATTGCGAAACACCGTCAGCACGTCGCGAACTTCGCGGGAGTGCCACCGCTCGCGCGCGAAAGAGGCAATCAGCGTCGCCCGCCTCGAGGCGGTATACGTGCCGGTCAACGATGCGCCGTGGCGGCCGTAGTGGTCCCGGAAATCGCTGCGAAAGAAAAAGGCCGCCAAGCCGGCTTCATCCCGCGGGATCTGCCAATCCTCGACGGCGTCCACGACGTCGTACGCCCGCGCGACGAGCGACGTGCGCTCCGCGGGATCGAACAGCGCCGCGAGGCGCACGTCGTGGCCGACGTTGTCACTGTCCAGACGAAAAGTCCCCGCGCTCCTGAGCAGGCCGAGCGCCGAGATCCTCAGTCGCGTCGTTCCGAGTCGTGTCTGAACCACGGGACCGAGCAGCACGGGCATGCCTTCCACCCGGTTGTATCCGCCGCCCGAAGTCACGCTGATGCCGGCGCTGTTGCGCGTAACGCGGTCCGGGACCGGGGCGTCGGGAATGGAATCCGTGGCGACGGTGTCGGGAGTCTGCGCGCGCGCGGGAGCGGACAGTCCGCCGGCCGCGAG
This window contains:
- a CDS encoding HNH endonuclease; this encodes MVPLRRALRLVIDGKAEIVEADPDRHVRSERLSLPRPVVIRLRKFVHVPRKFRRQVTNTFLFARDRYRCQYCGKMQMELKPRESLTRDHLVPISRGGSNDWTNVVTACSPCNTRKANRLPSEIGMHPLHAPVEPHFVHLSWAVRRLTPTQARYIKLFYGEETLHYLEDLEHRHPRHEPVRLLS